A single Vigna radiata var. radiata cultivar VC1973A chromosome 8, Vradiata_ver6, whole genome shotgun sequence DNA region contains:
- the LOC106772221 gene encoding myosin-11-like has product MIALKFIHPSTPTNIKYNIHSSRTLNTKGYSMCLCKSNESDSQAPQPGDIRKQELLAQIAILQTQKVRLTNYLDERSAYLAKFGEEAKAEFDKIGEDALQELDEASARITANIESQKVEFEESAELFRQEIEEREKELHEFEVQMEDGRNEGLFFKNLRKKAPVDIAKAKEEAEKIKNVTREKAGSRTRKGIYLFFIGLLTFAIVDSIASPSTDWRKEAVLGAIVLALVSQLIYEQSMSSETGKTRKANTEEKKN; this is encoded by the exons ATGATTGCCCTCAAATTCATTCATCCTTCCACTCCTACCAATATCAAGTATAACATCCACAGCAGCAGAACCCTCAACACAAAAGGTTATAGTATGTGTCTCTGCAAGTCCAATGAATCTGATTCTCAAGCTCCCCAACCAGGAGATATACGTAAGCAAGAACTGCTAGCACAAATTGCCATTCTTCAAACTCAAAAAGTCCGACTCACAAATTATCTAGACGAGAGATCTGCATATTTAGCCAAGTTTGGTGAAGAAGCCAAGGCTGAGTTTGACAAGATTGGAGAAGATGCCCTCCAAGAATTAGATGAAGCTAGTGCCAGA ATAACAGCAAACATAGAGAGCCAGAAGGTAGAGTTTGAGGAATCTGCAGAACTCTTCAGACAAGAGATTGAAGAGCGCGAAAAGGAACTGCATGAGTTTGAAGTTCAAATGGAGGATGGAAGAAACGAAGGGCTATTCTTTAAGAACCTTAGAAAGAAAGCACCTGTTGACATAGCAAAAGCTAAAGAGGAGgcggaaaaaataaaaaatgtaaccaGAGAAAAAGCTGGTAGCAGAACAAGAAAAGGCATTTACCTCTTCTTTATTGGCCTTCTTACCTTTGCAATAGTTGATTCTATTGCCTCACCATCAACTGATTGGAGGAAGGAAGCAGTTCTTGGAGCTATTGTTCTGGCTTTAGTTTCTCAGCTCATCTATGAACAGTCGATGTCATCAGAAACTGGAAAAACAAGAAAGGCCAAtacagaagagaaaaagaactGA
- the LOC106772220 gene encoding pentatricopeptide repeat-containing protein At3g09060, which produces MVELPKSLSSHTLLKLLKAQKSLLSALSLFDDATRRPGFVPSSAVFHHILRRLAADPALFLAHAPRIVSSIRCPCHEEVPLVLLKAYAKSRMPDEALHVFQTMPQVFGCTPTVRSFNTLLNAFVESNQWARAEGFFKYFESARVLPNVETYNVLMKVLCKKREFEKVRELLTWMSGAGLSPDKVTYGTLIGATAKSGDLGFALEVFDEMREHGVEPDVVCYNMIIDGFFKSGDFLKASEMWERLLREESVFPSVVSYNVMISGLCKCGRFGEGLEIWERMKRNDRRHDLFTYSTLIHGLSEGGDLDGARRVYEEMVGRGVRPDVVTCNAMLNGLCKAGKVKECFELWEEMGNWGLRNVRSCNIFLKGLFENGKVEEAMSMWGGLSKADSATFGVVIHGLCRNGHVNWALRVLEEAEQKGGGVDVDAFIYSSMINALCKEGRLDEVSGVVELMNKRGCKLNIHVCNVLIDGFVKHSRLDSAVKAFGEMSSKGCSPNIVSYNILINGLLRAGRFREASDYVNEMLQKGWKPDIITYSMLIDSLYENRMGEAAVRLWHQFLNTGHMPDITMYNIVIHRLCCSGKVEDALQLYLTMRQRKCISLVTYNTIMEGFYKVGNCKMASMTWDHISADGLQPDIISYNITLKGLCSCGRVTDAIEVLNDALAHGVLPTAITWNILVRALILF; this is translated from the coding sequence ATGGTGGAGCTTCCCAAATCCCTCTCTTCCCACACTCTTCTCAAGCTGCTCAAAGCCCAGAAGTCCCTTCTCTCTGCCCTTAGCCTCTTCGACGACGCCACGCGCCGCCCCGGTTTTGTCCCCTCCTCCGCCGTCTTCCACCACATCCTCCGCCGCCTGGCCGCAGACCCCGCCCTCTTCCTTGCCCACGCGCCACGTATTGTCTCCTCCATTCGCTGCCCCTGCCACGAGGAGGTGCCCCTCGTCCTCCTCAAAGCCTACGCCAAATCCCGCATGCCCGACGAAGCCCTGCACGTGTTCCAAACCATGCCGCAAGTGTTCGGGTGCACCCCCACCGTACGCTCCTTCAACACCCTCCTCAACGCGTTCGTTGAATCGAACCAATGGGCACGGGCTGAGGGCTTCTTCAAGTACTTTGAATCCGCTCGCGTGTTGCCGAATGTTGAAACCTATAACGTTCTCATGAAGGTGTTGTGTAAAAAGCGTGAGTTTGAGAAGGTTAGGGAGTTGCTGACGTGGATGTCGGGTGCGGGGTTGAGCCCTGATAAGGTCACTTACGGTACTTTGATTGGTGCAACGGCGAAGAGTGGAGATTTGGGATTTGCGCTTGAAGTGTTCGATGAAATGCGTGAGCACGGGGTGGAACCTGATGTGGTCTGTTATAACATGATCATTGATGGGTTTTTCAAAAGTGGGGATTTTTTGAAGGCGAGTGAAATGTGGGAGAGGTTGTTGAGGGAAGAGTCGGTTTTTCCCAGTGTGGTGAGTTATAACGTGATGATTAGTGGCTTGTGTAAGTGTGGTAGGTTTGGTGAGGGTTTGGAGATATGGGAGCGGATGAAGAGGAATGACAGGAGGCATGATTTGTTTACGTATAGTACTTTGATACATGGGTTGAGTGAAGGGGGGGATTTGGATGGAGCTAGAAGGGTTTACGAGGAGATGGTTGGACGAGGTGTTAGGCCTGATGTTGTTACGTGTAATGCCATGCTTAATGGGTTGTGTAAGGCGGGGAAGGTTAAGGAATGTTTTGAATTGTGGGAGGAGATGGGGAACTGGGGTCTGCGGAACGTGAGAAGTTGTAACATATTTCTGAAGGGGTTGTTTGAGAATGGGAAGGTGGAGGAGGCCATGTCGATGTGGGGTGGTTTGTCGAAGGCGGATTCTGCTACGTTTGGTGTGGTGATTCATGGTTTGTGTAGGAATGGGCATGTGAATTGGGCTTTGCGGGTGTTGGAAGAGGCTGAACAGAAGGGAGGTGGTGTGGATGTGGATGCTTTTATTTACTCGTCAATGATAAACGCTTTGTGCAAAGAAGGGAGATTAGATGAGGTGAGTGGAGTCGTAGAACTTATGAATAAGCGTGGTTGTAAATTGAACATTCATGTTTGTAATGTGCTTATTGATGGGTTTGTTAAACATTCCAGACTTGATAGTGCTGTTAAAGCTTTTGGGGAAATGAGCAGCAAAGGTTGCTCACCAAATATTGTTTCCTATAATATTCTTATAAATGGATTACTGAGAGCTGGAAGATTTCGTGAGGCTTCTGATTATGTTAATGAAATGTTGCAAAAAGGGTGGAAACCAGATATTATCACATATAGTATGTTGATAGATAGTCTTTATGAGAACAGGATGGGGGAGGCAGCCGTTAGGTTGTGGCATCAGTTTCTTAACACAGGGCATATGCCTGATATTACTATGTACAACATTGTCATTCATAGACTTTGTTGTTCTGGGAAAGTGGAAGATGCTCTGCAGCTTTATTTAACGATGAGGCAGAGGAAATGTATTAGCCTTGTGACTTACAATACCATTATGGAGGGCTTTTACAAAGTTGGAAACTGCAAAATGGCATCAATGACTTGGGATCACATCTCAGCAGATGGGCTACAGCCCGACATCATCTCGTATAATATTACTCTTAAGGGGCTCTGTTCTTGTGGTAGAGTAACAGATGCAATTGAGGTTCTAAATGATGCTTTGGCGCATGGTGTTCTGCCAACGGCCATTACCTGGAACATATTAGTTAGAGCATTGATACTTTTCTGA